The Arvicola amphibius chromosome 11, mArvAmp1.2, whole genome shotgun sequence genome has a segment encoding these proteins:
- the Trim59 gene encoding tripartite motif-containing protein 59 produces the protein MHNFEDELTCPICYSIFEDPRVLPCSHTFCRNCLENVLQATGNFYIWRPLRIPLKCPNCRSIIEISSTGIESLPVNFALRAIIEKYQQEDHPDVVTCPEHYRQPLNVYCLLDKKLVCGHCLTIGQHHGHPIDDLQSAYLKEKDTPQKLFKQLTDTHWTDITRLIEKLEEQKCHSEKMVQGDKEFVLQYFKELSDTLEQKKKFFLAALCDVGKLINQEYTPQIERVKEIREQQLELMTVTTSLQDESPLKFLEKIDDVRQRVQMLKRRPLPEVQPVEIYPRVSKVLKEEWSRTEIGHIKKAVIPEMRISSKRMPCSWPEKDEKELEFFKILNIAVVSLISMILMLILFFNQHIITFLNEITSICFSEVSLSVYQSLSNNLSDLKNMVCYTLYLLKEIMLKIVSR, from the coding sequence ATGCACAATTTTGAGGACGAGTTAACATGTCCCATTTGTTATAGTATTTTCGAAGACCCTCGAGTTCTACCATGCTCTCATACATTTTGTAGAAATTGTTTGGAAAATGTTCTTCAGGCAACTGGAAACTTTTATATATGGAGGCCTTTGCGAATTCCACTCAAGTGTCCTAACTGCAGAAGTATTATTGAAATTTCTTCAACTGGTATAGAATCCTTACCTGTAAATTTTGCATTGAGAGCAATTATTGAAAAGTACCAGCAAGAAGACCACCCAGATGTTGTCACCTGCCCTGAACACTACAGGCAGCCACTAAATGTTTATTGCCTACTAGACAAAAAATTAGTTTGTGGCCATTGTCTTACTATAGGCCAACATCATGGTCATCCTATAGATGACCTTCAAAGTGCCTATCTGAAAGAAAAGGATACACCTCAGAAGTTGTTTAAACAGTTAACCGACACACACTGGACAGACATCACCCGTCTTATTGAAAAGCTTGAAGAACAGAAGTGTCATTCTGAAAAAATGGTTCAAGGTGATAAGGAATTTGTTCTTCAGTATTTTAAGGAGCTTAGTGATACattagaacagaaaaagaaattttttttggcAGCTCTCTGTGATGTTGGCAAGCTGATTAATCAAGAATACACTCCGCAGATTGAAAGGGTGaaggagatcagagaacagcagCTTGAGTTAATGACAGTGACTACATCTTTACAAGATGAGTCTCCACTTAAATTCCTGGAAAAAATTGATGACGTCCGCCAACGTGTGCAGATGTTGAAACGGAGACCACTTCCCGAGGTCCAGCCTGTTGAAATTTATCCTCGAGTAAGCAAAGTTTTAAAGGAAGAGTGGAGCAGAACAGAAATTGGACATATTAAGAAAGCTGTCATTCCTGAAATGAGAATTTCTTCAAAAAGGATGCCATGTTCCTGGCCTGAGAAGGATGAAAAAGAACTcgaattctttaaaattttaaatattgctgTAGTTTCACTGATTTCAATGATATTAATGTTGATACTCTTTTTCAACCAACACATAATCACCTTCCTAAATGAAATCACTTCAATATGTTTCTCTGAGGTCTCTTTGTCTGTTTACCAAAGTTTATCTAATAACTTAAGTGACTTAAAAAATATGGTATGCTACACTTTATATTTGTTAAAGGAAATCATGTTGAAAATAGTTTCTCGTTGA